Proteins encoded together in one Candidatus Nitrosocaldus cavascurensis window:
- the tgtA gene encoding tRNA guanosine(15) transglycosylase TgtA, translated as MFEIRHSDLAGRIGRLRTKHGIVETPAFIPVVHPVRQEVSIDELKKMGFDMLITNAYITLKEYGEDARDVHDILNFQKPIMTDSGGYQVLVYGSVDVDHQTMARFQARIGSDVAVPLDKPTGFGLPRSKAERYVELTLKAAEDTIRMSKEEGRDEGDDAGTIWAAPVQGGEHLDLVEYSSRRLLEMGYEFFALGSPTELMEAYEFYTLARMILAARRVIPLSKPMHLFGAGHPLTIPLAVALGCDTFDSASYILYAKDGRYILPNGTVNIDELEYLPCICPICSSIGVKELRDMSRDERIVKIALHNLYTIKREVDNVKQAIVEGRLWEYVIQRSLSHPKLVEANNTLVESAEYLEQCTPIFKDRALFLSLPIDQYRPELTRFRRLICSNIRSDKSTLVLLIEPEEHPFYTSSKYKMIKDAINAIHDNDHINNNNKIGDDVQIAYYSPFLGVVPEEVSDVYPASHMVSVRSVKYYEFPTMIDSIIHFIRSNRFKRVLIEVDERSIQFMRSINDKLQEVEIGYCLNIEDIIAFIRSKQW; from the coding sequence GTGTTTGAGATAAGGCATAGTGATCTTGCAGGTAGGATAGGGAGGTTAAGGACAAAACATGGTATTGTAGAGACCCCAGCCTTCATACCAGTAGTACATCCAGTTAGGCAAGAGGTAAGCATAGATGAGTTGAAGAAGATGGGCTTCGATATGCTCATAACAAATGCATACATAACGTTGAAGGAGTATGGCGAAGATGCTAGGGATGTGCATGATATACTCAACTTCCAGAAGCCAATTATGACAGACTCTGGAGGCTATCAGGTTCTTGTGTATGGTAGTGTGGATGTGGATCATCAAACCATGGCAAGGTTCCAAGCAAGGATAGGGAGCGATGTTGCGGTACCATTGGATAAGCCTACTGGCTTTGGTCTCCCTCGAAGCAAGGCAGAGCGGTATGTTGAACTAACGCTCAAGGCTGCAGAGGATACTATAAGGATGAGCAAGGAAGAAGGGAGGGATGAGGGTGATGATGCTGGCACGATATGGGCTGCTCCAGTTCAGGGAGGGGAGCATCTTGATCTTGTTGAGTACTCTAGCAGGAGACTCCTTGAGATGGGTTATGAGTTCTTTGCCCTAGGAAGCCCAACAGAACTTATGGAGGCTTATGAGTTCTATACCCTAGCAAGGATGATACTTGCTGCTAGAAGGGTTATACCATTGAGCAAACCAATGCATCTGTTTGGGGCTGGGCATCCATTAACCATACCATTGGCAGTTGCTCTTGGTTGTGACACATTCGACTCTGCATCCTATATCCTCTATGCTAAGGATGGGAGGTATATACTTCCAAATGGTACAGTAAACATTGATGAACTTGAGTATCTGCCATGTATATGTCCTATATGCTCAAGCATAGGTGTAAAGGAGTTAAGGGATATGAGCAGAGATGAGAGGATAGTAAAGATAGCATTGCATAACCTTTACACCATAAAGAGGGAGGTGGATAATGTGAAGCAGGCTATAGTTGAAGGTAGGTTATGGGAGTATGTTATACAAAGGTCCCTTTCACATCCAAAACTTGTAGAGGCAAATAATACACTGGTAGAGAGTGCAGAGTATCTTGAACAGTGTACACCGATTTTCAAGGATAGAGCACTCTTCCTATCTTTACCAATAGATCAATATAGACCAGAGTTGACTAGGTTTAGGAGGCTCATATGCAGTAACATAAGGAGTGATAAGAGTACGCTTGTACTCCTAATTGAGCCAGAAGAACATCCATTCTACACATCTAGCAAATATAAGATGATCAAAGATGCAATAAATGCTATACACGATAATGATCATATTAATAATAATAATAAGATAGGAGATGATGTACAGATAGCATACTACTCCCCATTCCTAGGGGTAGTACCAGAAGAGGTATCTGATGTATACCCTGCATCGCATATGGTGAGTGTTAGATCTGTGAAGTATTATGAGTTCCCAACAATGATCGATTCTATAATACACTTCATAAGGAGTAACAGGTTCAAGAGAGTGCTAATAGAGGTTGATGAGAGATCTATACAGTTCATGAGAAGTATCAATGATAAACTACAAGAGGTTGAGATAGGATATTGTTTGAATATTGAGGATATAATAGCATTTATCAGATCAAAACAATGGTGA